The Pseudodesulfovibrio sp. zrk46 genome contains a region encoding:
- a CDS encoding tetratricopeptide repeat protein — MNKIAKHLSTVIAIIALFTASACVSKTDIETLQLERQQDLNRIKQLEAELEESRQLLKEEIENSQNPVRQRAADMWAEMQTLRTEMAKFRGEMDLMHIRMDRQIGDSNSTMTMDGLKDQLDEIEFVLENQLQVDLPKIREERAASLAAHAQAVETTSTSSTVVGAPTASETVTQSIPAASQAAPTPPTTNDTDPAKALYDKAYTLYKEGQFEKARSYWAEFTDTFKGHAFSASAFFWQGQCYYKLKDYARAAILFEDVIEKFKKSSKYKSALLKAGYSWNYLGKPELAKMRMEEVVKKFPKSVEATQAKRFLDKAK, encoded by the coding sequence ATGAATAAAATTGCCAAGCATCTTTCAACAGTTATCGCCATCATCGCCCTTTTTACAGCATCGGCATGTGTATCCAAGACAGATATTGAAACACTTCAATTGGAACGGCAGCAGGATTTAAATCGAATTAAGCAGCTTGAAGCAGAACTGGAAGAATCCCGACAACTTCTCAAAGAAGAAATTGAGAATTCCCAAAATCCAGTTCGCCAACGCGCTGCGGACATGTGGGCCGAAATGCAGACCCTGCGAACCGAAATGGCTAAATTTCGTGGGGAAATGGATCTGATGCATATCCGCATGGATCGTCAAATCGGCGACTCTAACTCCACAATGACTATGGATGGCTTGAAAGACCAACTAGACGAAATCGAATTCGTTCTGGAAAACCAACTTCAAGTGGACCTGCCAAAAATCCGTGAAGAACGCGCAGCAAGCCTTGCTGCCCATGCACAGGCTGTAGAAACGACCTCAACATCTTCAACTGTGGTCGGAGCACCAACCGCCTCTGAAACTGTAACCCAAAGCATTCCTGCCGCATCTCAAGCAGCACCAACTCCACCAACAACGAACGACACTGATCCAGCCAAAGCACTCTATGATAAAGCTTATACCCTCTACAAAGAAGGTCAGTTTGAAAAGGCTCGATCCTACTGGGCCGAGTTCACTGACACCTTCAAGGGACACGCATTTTCTGCCAGTGCCTTTTTTTGGCAAGGTCAATGTTATTACAAGCTAAAAGACTACGCTCGTGCAGCTATTCTTTTTGAAGACGTCATCGAAAAGTTCAAAAAGAGTTCCAAATACAAATCTGCTTTGCTTAAGGCAGGCTACTCATGGAACTACCTTGGCAAACCTGAGTTAGCCAAAATGCGCATGGAAGAAGTGGTCAAAAAATTCCCCAAGTCAGTTGAAGCAACCCAAGCTAAGCGTTTTCTGGATAAAGCCAAATAA
- a CDS encoding NIL domain-containing protein, with protein sequence MKEVIKGFRKIVYLSFPPESSGRPVVCNLTRLFDLNFNILKADISPRHEGSMTLEVSGLEEDFHKGIGYLKENGIRITPVAHKIFRNEESCVHCGLCTAMCPTDALYLEKSDKTVVFDVDKCSACGMCTRVCPVKAMTLDLDENRQ encoded by the coding sequence ATGAAAGAAGTGATCAAAGGTTTTAGAAAAATCGTCTATCTCAGTTTTCCCCCGGAGTCCTCTGGGCGCCCCGTCGTGTGCAACCTCACTAGGTTATTCGACCTTAACTTCAACATTCTGAAGGCGGACATAAGCCCTCGTCATGAAGGCTCCATGACTCTGGAAGTCTCCGGCCTGGAAGAAGACTTTCACAAGGGTATCGGCTATCTCAAAGAGAATGGTATTCGCATCACTCCAGTTGCCCACAAGATTTTTCGCAACGAAGAATCCTGTGTCCACTGCGGCCTGTGCACAGCTATGTGTCCTACGGATGCCCTATACCTCGAAAAGAGTGATAAGACAGTTGTTTTCGACGTGGACAAATGCTCTGCTTGTGGCATGTGTACCCGCGTCTGTCCGGTCAAGGCCATGACCTTAGATCTGGATGAAAATAGACAGTAA
- the mgtE gene encoding magnesium transporter, whose amino-acid sequence MSVKEEIREQENEIVDGLTAAEIEAQHPADAAETIEGLDIADQVKFIKQLPTKDAADSIAEMENHDQKVLIQSLNRGLAARIVEQMSPDDATDLLEELDYELQQALLRRVPAEDRAELKTLLTFDPDTAGGVMNIEVVILDQDLTADQAIAKLREEVEDKEIPYYAYLTDAKDRLVGVVSLRDLLLAKRGVVLKELVKTQNLITVSYSVDREEVAHLIAHYNLLALPVVDFGNRLLGVVTVDDVIDIIHEEASEDMQTMVGAGADETTDSPWLYSVRMRLPWLVINVLFSTFSAWVVHLFEGNIAQMAFLAVLMPLVANQAGNTGQQALAVMIRQLAMERFDRKRAWIAVLRELRIGLLNGMIIATLVVSAIYFTTGKPVLASVMGLALGLDMILGALAGASIPLVLKEMGRDPAQASSIFLTTITDSMGFLLLLGLAGLVLL is encoded by the coding sequence ATGAGCGTGAAAGAGGAAATTCGAGAACAAGAGAATGAGATTGTCGACGGTTTGACCGCCGCCGAGATCGAAGCTCAGCACCCTGCCGATGCTGCCGAGACGATAGAAGGGCTCGACATTGCAGATCAGGTTAAATTTATCAAGCAGCTTCCCACCAAGGACGCTGCAGATTCCATTGCGGAGATGGAAAATCATGATCAGAAGGTGCTAATTCAAAGTCTTAATCGAGGACTGGCTGCTCGCATTGTGGAACAAATGTCTCCCGATGATGCGACCGACCTTCTTGAAGAATTGGATTATGAGCTCCAGCAGGCTCTTTTACGCCGGGTGCCCGCCGAAGATAGGGCAGAACTTAAGACGCTCCTGACCTTTGATCCGGATACCGCCGGTGGTGTCATGAACATCGAGGTGGTGATTTTAGATCAGGACCTTACTGCGGACCAGGCAATTGCTAAGCTTCGTGAAGAGGTCGAAGACAAGGAAATTCCCTACTACGCATATCTGACTGACGCTAAGGACCGCCTTGTTGGGGTTGTCTCTCTGCGTGACCTGCTTCTTGCAAAGCGTGGTGTTGTTCTCAAAGAACTGGTCAAGACCCAGAATTTGATTACAGTAAGTTATAGCGTGGACAGGGAAGAAGTGGCGCACCTTATTGCACACTACAACCTGCTCGCACTTCCTGTCGTGGATTTTGGTAACAGGCTCCTTGGTGTCGTAACCGTTGATGACGTCATTGACATCATTCACGAAGAGGCATCAGAAGATATGCAGACTATGGTTGGTGCTGGTGCGGATGAAACCACGGATTCTCCGTGGTTGTATTCTGTGCGTATGCGTTTACCATGGCTTGTTATCAATGTACTTTTCTCAACCTTTTCCGCTTGGGTCGTTCATCTTTTTGAAGGCAATATCGCACAGATGGCCTTTCTGGCCGTACTTATGCCGTTGGTGGCAAATCAGGCGGGCAATACAGGCCAGCAAGCCCTGGCTGTAATGATCCGTCAGCTTGCGATGGAGCGTTTTGACCGTAAGCGTGCGTGGATTGCAGTGCTGCGTGAATTGCGTATCGGATTACTGAACGGGATGATCATTGCAACATTGGTTGTCTCCGCGATTTATTTCACGACAGGCAAGCCTGTGTTAGCCTCTGTGATGGGGCTGGCTTTGGGACTGGATATGATCCTTGGCGCTCTTGCAGGTGCGTCCATCCCACTGGTGCTAAAAGAGATGGGACGAGATCCTGCTCAGGCCTCGAGCATCTTCCTGACCACCATAACGGACTCCATGGGATTTCTTCTGCTATTGGGTCTTGCTGGGCTGGTCTTGCTCTAA
- a CDS encoding PLD nuclease N-terminal domain-containing protein, which produces MFADFSALTTNQWIVIIAAVAACFSFSAWTILDAWKRDFESANEKVLWMQICIFVPILGSLAYLFLGRKRGSKRV; this is translated from the coding sequence ATGTTTGCCGATTTCTCCGCTCTCACCACAAATCAATGGATTGTTATTATCGCAGCCGTGGCCGCCTGCTTTTCTTTCAGTGCTTGGACTATCCTAGATGCTTGGAAACGGGATTTTGAATCCGCCAATGAAAAAGTTCTGTGGATGCAGATATGTATTTTTGTTCCCATCCTGGGCTCTCTCGCGTATCTTTTCCTCGGTAGAAAACGAGGGAGCAAACGCGTATGA
- a CDS encoding PilZ domain-containing protein, producing MSEEKRTFSRVPVRLKGYARYMQSIESPQLFTSDSVEDVCNRETLFRNSKLPDDLTAFLGEMDRKLDRILGLLSKDYIRSDFPVDIEILELSAAGVKFRTKDQVEKNCPLEVIVMLSQLPLRMASSKGRIVGKEEDTGLYRFEFVDTRESDMEAIVQFVFQQQREQIRNSKK from the coding sequence ATGAGTGAAGAAAAACGGACTTTCTCCCGCGTACCAGTGCGACTCAAAGGATACGCTCGTTACATGCAGTCTATTGAGTCGCCACAGTTATTTACGAGCGACTCTGTTGAGGATGTGTGCAATCGCGAGACCCTGTTTCGAAACAGTAAGCTTCCAGATGATCTGACCGCATTCCTTGGTGAGATGGACCGTAAACTTGACCGAATCCTCGGCCTTCTTAGCAAAGACTATATACGAAGCGACTTCCCTGTAGATATTGAAATCCTCGAACTCTCTGCTGCCGGGGTAAAATTTCGCACTAAGGACCAAGTTGAAAAAAACTGCCCCTTGGAAGTCATTGTGATGCTGAGCCAACTCCCCCTGCGTATGGCTAGCAGCAAAGGGCGCATAGTTGGAAAAGAAGAAGATACAGGGCTCTACCGATTCGAATTTGTTGATACACGAGAGTCAGACATGGAAGCCATTGTCCAATTCGTTTTTCAACAGCAACGAGAACAGATCAGAAACTCCAAAAAATAG
- the lspA gene encoding signal peptidase II yields MNRYKIASIWAVALVVLDQVTKLWVSSTMEVWTGKALIPGFFNLVHVLNRGAAWGFLDSEHIDWQRPLFIVITFIALGFISFMLKNTEESDKWMIVGLGFIIGGALGNLIDRIRLGVVVDFLDFYIGNYHWPAFNVADIALTVGACCIILSMFLNRHKSESA; encoded by the coding sequence ATGAACCGATATAAAATCGCATCCATATGGGCGGTGGCCTTGGTCGTTCTCGACCAGGTCACCAAACTGTGGGTGTCGTCCACCATGGAAGTGTGGACAGGAAAAGCCCTTATTCCGGGCTTTTTCAATTTGGTCCACGTTCTCAATCGTGGCGCGGCATGGGGATTCCTTGATAGCGAACATATCGATTGGCAGCGTCCCCTTTTCATTGTCATCACTTTTATAGCCCTTGGTTTCATCAGCTTCATGTTAAAAAACACCGAAGAAAGCGACAAATGGATGATCGTTGGACTCGGTTTCATAATAGGTGGTGCCTTAGGGAATCTCATTGACCGTATTCGCTTAGGTGTAGTGGTCGATTTTCTCGATTTCTACATAGGCAATTACCATTGGCCAGCCTTCAATGTGGCTGACATTGCTTTAACAGTTGGTGCTTGCTGCATCATTTTGTCCATGTTTCTTAATCGACATAAATCCGAATCCGCATAG
- the ileS gene encoding isoleucine--tRNA ligase, protein MSDYKKTLLLPKTKFPMKANLKQREPEMLKFWEETKAYDAMVAAGDADNEYVLHDGPPYANGHIHMGTALNKVLKDIVVKSRNMQGQKAQYVPGWDCHGLPIEHKVEQELKKKKKELDTLTIRKICRSYASKWLDTQRKEFKRLGVLGVWDEPYMTMKPEYEAATARELGRFMERDGVVRGKKPIYWCCDCRTALAEAEVEYEDHTSPSIYVRFPMADENAKKIEDIDISKLYVVIWTTTPWTIPDNMGVAVHPDFDYVLIEVDDAYYVLAEGLLEECAEKFSWDAPKTIATVKGADLEGLKAKHPIYDRESPVVLADYVTLETGTGCVHTAPGHGREDFETGLKYDLEVYSPMNDKGEFLQEVEHFAGLNVWDANPKVIEKLTELGNLLAKEEISHSYPHCWRCKEPVIFRATTQWFVGMDENDLRKRSLDAIRNDVEWVPGWGEERIYNMVANRPDWCISRQRNWGVPISALICEDCDETWFDAQWVYDICDKYAEHETGCDYWFEAPIEEIVPEGLKCAKCGGTHWKRETDILDVWFDSGTSFAAVVEQREETRFPADLYLEGSDQHRGWFHSSLLASVGTRDVPPYKTVLTHGYVVDAEGRKMSKSIGNVIAPQEIIDKFGAEILRMWVSASNYQEDIRISDETLNRLVDAYRRIRNTCRYLLSNLNDFDPKNKIAVEEMLPLDRYALDMVSRHHTSIQEAYKKFEFHKVYHTLHNLCVVDLSAFYLDIIKDRLYVEEQDGIKRRSAQTVLWQILLMLLEDMAPVLSFTAEEAFQSLPEAIKDDLDQTDTVFALRFAPDATHLSDKERAIWEKLAAVRGVVNKAIEPKRKDGVIGKSLDAEITLYATDEICELVSSDELDPMEFFIVSKINLANLADAPADAFAGEEFKDAKVGVVAASGEKCERCWRISEDLGTDPEFADACPRCTAVLKNLV, encoded by the coding sequence ATGAGCGACTACAAAAAAACCCTGCTCCTGCCCAAAACCAAATTTCCCATGAAGGCCAATCTCAAACAGCGTGAACCTGAGATGTTAAAGTTCTGGGAGGAGACCAAGGCGTATGACGCCATGGTCGCCGCTGGAGATGCAGACAACGAATACGTTCTTCACGACGGCCCGCCATACGCCAATGGACACATTCACATGGGCACCGCACTAAATAAGGTTCTCAAAGACATCGTTGTAAAATCCCGCAACATGCAGGGACAGAAAGCCCAGTACGTTCCCGGCTGGGACTGCCATGGCTTACCTATCGAACACAAGGTGGAACAAGAGCTCAAGAAAAAGAAAAAAGAGCTCGACACTCTGACCATCCGTAAAATTTGTCGCTCCTATGCATCCAAGTGGCTAGACACCCAGCGCAAAGAATTTAAGCGCCTCGGCGTCCTCGGCGTTTGGGATGAGCCTTACATGACGATGAAGCCTGAGTATGAGGCAGCCACTGCCCGCGAACTTGGTCGCTTCATGGAGCGAGACGGGGTTGTACGCGGTAAGAAACCTATCTACTGGTGTTGCGACTGTCGCACCGCCCTGGCCGAAGCCGAGGTAGAGTACGAGGACCACACTTCACCGTCCATCTACGTCCGATTCCCTATGGCCGATGAAAACGCCAAGAAAATTGAGGACATCGACATTTCCAAACTCTACGTCGTCATCTGGACCACCACACCGTGGACCATCCCCGACAACATGGGTGTGGCAGTACACCCAGACTTCGACTACGTATTAATTGAAGTCGACGACGCCTATTATGTCCTAGCAGAAGGCCTGCTCGAAGAATGCGCTGAAAAATTCAGCTGGGATGCACCTAAGACCATCGCCACCGTCAAGGGCGCTGACCTTGAAGGACTCAAGGCCAAGCACCCCATCTATGACCGCGAATCACCAGTTGTTCTGGCCGACTACGTCACCCTGGAAACTGGTACTGGTTGCGTTCATACCGCTCCCGGCCATGGTCGCGAGGACTTTGAAACCGGCCTCAAGTATGATCTTGAAGTATACTCTCCCATGAACGACAAGGGCGAATTCCTCCAAGAAGTCGAACATTTTGCCGGGCTAAATGTCTGGGATGCCAACCCTAAAGTTATCGAAAAGCTGACAGAGCTGGGCAATCTCCTGGCCAAAGAAGAAATTTCTCACTCCTACCCCCACTGCTGGCGCTGTAAAGAGCCGGTCATCTTCCGCGCTACGACACAATGGTTCGTAGGCATGGATGAGAACGACCTGCGTAAGCGCTCTCTGGATGCAATTCGTAACGATGTTGAATGGGTTCCTGGCTGGGGTGAAGAGCGCATCTATAACATGGTTGCCAACCGCCCAGACTGGTGTATCTCCCGCCAACGCAACTGGGGTGTCCCCATCTCTGCGCTGATTTGCGAAGACTGCGATGAGACTTGGTTCGACGCCCAGTGGGTCTACGACATCTGCGACAAGTACGCAGAGCACGAAACAGGCTGTGATTACTGGTTCGAAGCCCCCATTGAGGAGATTGTGCCCGAGGGCCTTAAGTGCGCAAAGTGTGGCGGAACTCACTGGAAGCGCGAAACCGACATCCTGGACGTCTGGTTCGACTCCGGCACCAGCTTTGCCGCTGTGGTCGAACAACGTGAGGAAACCCGTTTCCCTGCCGACCTGTATCTGGAAGGTTCTGACCAGCATCGAGGCTGGTTCCACTCTTCCCTGCTCGCTTCAGTGGGTACTCGCGATGTGCCGCCCTACAAGACCGTCCTGACCCACGGCTACGTGGTGGACGCCGAGGGGCGCAAAATGTCCAAATCCATCGGCAACGTGATTGCCCCGCAGGAAATCATCGACAAGTTTGGCGCAGAAATCCTGCGCATGTGGGTGTCCGCCTCCAACTACCAGGAAGATATCCGAATCTCCGATGAGACTCTGAATCGCCTGGTGGACGCCTACCGCCGCATCCGCAATACCTGCCGCTACCTTCTTTCCAACCTCAACGACTTTGACCCCAAAAACAAAATCGCTGTAGAAGAAATGCTACCTCTGGACCGCTACGCGCTGGACATGGTTTCCCGTCACCACACAAGCATCCAGGAAGCATACAAGAAGTTTGAGTTCCACAAGGTCTATCACACCTTGCACAACTTGTGCGTGGTCGACCTGTCGGCATTCTACCTAGACATTATCAAGGACCGCCTCTACGTGGAAGAACAGGATGGGATCAAACGCCGATCTGCTCAGACCGTTCTCTGGCAAATCCTGTTGATGCTTCTCGAAGACATGGCTCCGGTTCTTTCCTTCACCGCAGAGGAAGCCTTCCAGAGCCTTCCAGAAGCCATCAAGGACGACCTTGACCAGACTGACACTGTCTTTGCCCTGCGCTTCGCCCCGGACGCCACACACCTGTCCGACAAAGAGCGCGCCATTTGGGAAAAACTGGCAGCTGTTCGCGGTGTGGTCAACAAGGCCATTGAGCCCAAACGCAAGGACGGTGTCATCGGCAAGTCCCTGGACGCTGAGATCACCCTCTACGCCACCGACGAGATTTGCGAATTAGTCTCTTCCGACGAACTTGATCCAATGGAATTCTTTATCGTCTCAAAAATCAACTTGGCAAACTTGGCAGATGCTCCGGCAGATGCCTTCGCTGGAGAAGAGTTTAAGGACGCCAAAGTTGGCGTTGTCGCTGCATCCGGTGAAAAGTGTGAACGCTGCTGGCGCATCAGTGAAGACCTGGGCACTGATCCGGAATTCGCCGACGCCTGCCCGCGTTGCACGGCAGTGCTAAAAAACCTGGTATAA
- the nadC gene encoding carboxylating nicotinate-nucleotide diphosphorylase — protein MSTNTFDDFFQAEARMFLLATIRIALAEDGADLTSLGLFSENDMAQAMIVAKQDTIVAGLPIIPMVLEFGGEDCQCHLNVDDGELVSEGTMVAALQGPAIQLLKAERVIMNFLCHLSGIANMTAEYVKAIEDTETQLLDTRKTLPGLRFPEKYAVLAGGGKNHRLTLSDMLMLKDNHIDRAGSITKAVEALLNAHSPCPPIEVECRNLEEVEEAIQCKIQRIMLDNMDTETATKALSIIPDSIETEISGNINLDNIRKVAEIGPDYISVGKLTHSAPSSDFSMQFIPLS, from the coding sequence ATGTCTACCAACACCTTCGATGATTTTTTCCAAGCAGAAGCCCGCATGTTCCTTCTCGCAACTATCCGCATTGCTTTAGCGGAAGACGGCGCAGACTTAACATCCTTGGGGCTTTTCTCTGAAAATGACATGGCACAAGCCATGATTGTTGCAAAACAGGACACAATAGTGGCAGGCCTTCCAATTATCCCTATGGTTCTAGAGTTTGGAGGGGAAGATTGCCAATGCCATCTCAATGTTGATGACGGAGAGCTGGTGTCAGAAGGCACCATGGTGGCTGCTCTACAAGGCCCAGCGATTCAGTTACTCAAAGCCGAACGGGTTATCATGAATTTCCTTTGCCACCTTTCCGGAATAGCGAACATGACAGCAGAATATGTCAAAGCTATTGAGGACACGGAAACACAACTCCTGGATACAAGAAAGACCCTCCCTGGACTTCGCTTCCCTGAAAAATATGCAGTACTTGCTGGTGGAGGCAAAAATCACCGCCTGACATTGTCTGACATGCTCATGCTAAAAGACAACCATATTGATCGTGCAGGCTCCATCACCAAGGCGGTGGAGGCGCTCTTGAATGCCCACTCTCCGTGCCCCCCCATCGAGGTAGAATGCCGTAATCTGGAAGAGGTAGAAGAAGCAATCCAGTGTAAAATCCAACGAATTATGTTGGACAACATGGATACAGAGACAGCAACAAAAGCCCTAAGCATTATCCCTGACTCAATCGAGACCGAAATAAGCGGCAATATTAATTTAGATAATATTCGCAAAGTGGCAGAGATCGGCCCGGATTACATATCGGTTGGCAAACTGACCCACTCGGCACCGTCAAGTGACTTCAGCATGCAATTCATACCGCTAAGCTAG
- a CDS encoding protein phosphatase CheZ, translating into MTGNEELVKEMMEEVSEQLVESLKDSITSAVEKEIAKNLSKSLLEGEFYRRVNDDLQDGLKQIYQEVKAARGGREIKSIAADIDPEELFSETSDQLDAVLKTTEKAAVEIIDIVENLQELQGSVAKIVKGFESGGVTKQDREKLKEINDTLGMDLSTIMVTLSFQDLTGQRIKIIINSIRQVEKIVREVMLSTGLMIKQREEEPEKDIDSLSEEAKSEATSKLSGPQTDTNQGDVDDLLASLGLD; encoded by the coding sequence ATGACCGGCAACGAAGAACTCGTCAAAGAGATGATGGAAGAAGTTTCCGAGCAGCTTGTTGAGAGCCTCAAGGACTCCATCACCTCTGCCGTAGAAAAGGAAATTGCTAAAAATCTTTCCAAATCCCTCCTCGAAGGAGAGTTCTACCGACGTGTGAATGATGATCTCCAAGACGGGCTGAAGCAAATCTACCAAGAGGTCAAGGCTGCTCGTGGAGGCAGAGAAATCAAGAGCATCGCAGCCGATATCGACCCGGAAGAGCTCTTTAGCGAAACTTCAGACCAACTCGATGCAGTACTAAAAACCACAGAAAAAGCTGCCGTTGAGATCATAGACATCGTTGAGAATCTTCAAGAACTCCAGGGTTCTGTTGCAAAGATTGTTAAGGGGTTCGAGTCTGGTGGTGTTACCAAACAGGACCGTGAAAAACTCAAAGAAATCAACGACACATTAGGAATGGATCTGTCCACCATCATGGTAACGCTCAGCTTCCAAGATTTGACCGGCCAGCGTATCAAAATCATTATTAACTCCATCCGCCAAGTTGAAAAAATCGTGCGTGAAGTCATGCTCTCAACAGGCCTTATGATCAAGCAAAGAGAGGAAGAACCGGAGAAGGATATCGACAGTCTTTCCGAAGAAGCCAAGTCAGAAGCCACTTCCAAACTTTCCGGCCCTCAAACAGACACTAACCAGGGCGACGTGGACGACCTGCTCGCCTCCTTAGGCCTAGACTAG